From Streptomyces yatensis, one genomic window encodes:
- a CDS encoding AAA family ATPase, which translates to MIVERAYAHIDADSREEEGWPWSVPCVRDVLADGLRFTAPVTFLVGENGSGKSTLVEALAEGFGLDSYGGSHDWQYASHRPKSALGERIRFDAAPRGRRMLGSWSARKGFFLRAETALDALHREGFAPHAVSHGEGFLAAFRGKFLQPGLYVMDEPEAALSFASCLELLGHMNELVKNGGQVICATHSPLLTALPGAEIVEVGEHGMRRVGWSELALVDHWRRYLADPQSYLRHVLG; encoded by the coding sequence ATGATTGTCGAACGTGCGTACGCACACATCGACGCGGACTCGCGCGAGGAGGAGGGGTGGCCCTGGTCCGTGCCCTGTGTGCGGGATGTGCTGGCGGACGGGCTGCGGTTCACCGCGCCGGTGACGTTTCTCGTCGGGGAGAACGGGTCGGGCAAGTCGACGCTGGTGGAGGCGCTCGCGGAGGGGTTCGGGCTGGATTCGTACGGCGGCTCGCACGACTGGCAGTACGCCAGCCACCGCCCCAAGTCGGCGCTCGGTGAGCGGATCCGCTTCGACGCGGCGCCGCGCGGGCGGCGGATGCTGGGGAGTTGGTCGGCCCGCAAGGGGTTCTTCCTGCGGGCCGAGACCGCGCTGGACGCGCTGCACCGGGAGGGCTTCGCCCCGCATGCGGTCAGCCACGGTGAGGGGTTTCTCGCGGCGTTCCGGGGCAAGTTCCTCCAGCCCGGGCTGTATGTCATGGACGAGCCGGAGGCCGCGCTCTCCTTCGCCTCGTGTCTCGAACTCCTGGGCCATATGAATGAGTTGGTGAAGAACGGCGGGCAGGTCATCTGCGCCACGCATTCGCCGCTGCTGACGGCGCTGCCCGGCGCGGAGATCGTGGAAGTCGGCGAGCACGGGATGCGGCGGGTGGGGTGGAGTGAGTTGGCCCTGGTCGACCACTGGCGCCGTTATCTCGCCGATCCGCAGAGCTATCTGCGGCATGTCTTGGGTTGA
- a CDS encoding methyltransferase domain-containing protein, with protein MTFEGVARAGWAALGWALLDAGVMTADWAPTFAAVDRAAFLPELMWPFDTRTQRAVAIDKAEEPDAWYAAADSDAPIVTQWDDGEDTGPEPGRVSTSSSSMPSVVYGLLRDLAVDEGMAVLDVGTGTGETAGALAHRCGGRKVTTVEVDAAVSRHARQRLAAAGLRPEVVLGDGGKGCAGSAPYDRVLATVGVREIPGAWIEQTRPGGVVVAPWGTHYTHADAVARLVVRGDGTASGRFTGPVEFMKLRGQRLSLPPHHAYIPDEGEGSGGADTSGTGIPEGEFITPPYAALPFTLGLRVPHCVQVVAAPHDGARPVWLYGLTDRSWACVVFREGEAEARVWQAGERRLWDEVEAAYGWWVGHDRPDHTRFGLTVGPGPAGQRVWLDDPADSWSP; from the coding sequence ATGACGTTCGAGGGCGTCGCCCGGGCCGGGTGGGCCGCGCTGGGGTGGGCGCTTCTTGACGCCGGGGTGATGACGGCGGACTGGGCGCCGACCTTCGCCGCCGTTGACCGGGCCGCGTTTCTGCCGGAGCTGATGTGGCCGTTCGACACGCGGACACAGAGGGCCGTCGCCATCGACAAGGCCGAGGAGCCGGACGCCTGGTACGCCGCCGCTGACAGCGACGCGCCCATCGTGACGCAGTGGGACGACGGTGAGGACACCGGCCCCGAGCCGGGGCGGGTGTCCACCAGTTCGTCGTCCATGCCCTCTGTCGTCTACGGCTTGCTGCGGGACCTGGCCGTGGACGAGGGCATGGCCGTGCTCGATGTGGGCACCGGCACGGGCGAGACCGCCGGGGCGCTGGCGCATCGCTGTGGCGGACGTAAGGTCACCACGGTCGAGGTGGACGCCGCCGTGTCGCGTCACGCACGTCAGCGGCTGGCCGCGGCGGGGTTGCGGCCGGAGGTCGTGCTCGGCGACGGCGGGAAGGGCTGTGCGGGGAGTGCGCCGTATGACCGGGTCCTGGCCACCGTCGGCGTCCGGGAGATCCCGGGGGCATGGATCGAGCAGACGCGGCCCGGGGGCGTGGTCGTCGCCCCCTGGGGCACGCACTACACCCATGCGGACGCCGTCGCCCGGCTGGTGGTGCGTGGGGACGGGACAGCGTCGGGGCGTTTCACCGGGCCCGTCGAGTTCATGAAGCTGCGCGGCCAGCGGCTGTCGCTGCCGCCGCACCATGCCTACATCCCGGACGAGGGCGAGGGCAGCGGCGGCGCCGATACGTCCGGCACCGGCATCCCCGAGGGGGAGTTCATCACCCCGCCGTACGCCGCCCTCCCCTTCACGCTGGGGCTCCGGGTGCCGCATTGCGTCCAGGTGGTGGCGGCCCCGCACGATGGCGCGCGCCCTGTGTGGCTCTACGGGCTGACCGACCGCTCCTGGGCATGCGTCGTGTTCCGTGAGGGGGAGGCGGAGGCGCGCGTCTGGCAGGCGGGGGAGCGGCGGTTGTGGGACGAGGTCGAGGCCGCGTACGGGTGGTGGGTCGGCCATGACAGGCCGGATCACACCCGCTTCGGCCTCACGGTCGGCCCGGGCCCCGCCGGTCAGCGGGTGTGGCTGGACGATCCGGCCGACTCCTGGTCCCCGTAG
- a CDS encoding phosphotransferase, producing the protein MEEERLAGGRTVGAVRIGDAVHRPAQPWTPAVHAVLRHLEAVGFDGAPRVLGTDGQGREVLTHLVGETTGEALPWPAWVFSDTALVRVGKWARRLHDATESFVPPPGVRWLAGQTWRPGLIVGHHDAAPWNAVWRDGDLVGFFDWDTAGPSSREFDLAFMVLTWVPLHARQLVERTGFTAFEDRSRRLHLLLDAYGYDGDRSAFADVVPARARTNADVIDRLAGGGDPVYAALLPVAADLRQAALEVEALPASFWTRGSP; encoded by the coding sequence ATGGAGGAGGAACGTCTGGCTGGTGGCCGGACCGTAGGTGCGGTGCGTATCGGGGATGCGGTCCACCGGCCCGCCCAGCCCTGGACGCCTGCCGTGCACGCGGTGCTGCGTCATCTGGAGGCCGTGGGATTCGACGGGGCACCCCGGGTCCTGGGGACTGACGGGCAAGGGCGTGAGGTCTTGACCCATCTCGTGGGCGAGACCACTGGTGAGGCGCTTCCCTGGCCTGCGTGGGTGTTTTCGGACACCGCGTTGGTGCGTGTCGGCAAGTGGGCCCGTCGGCTGCACGATGCGACGGAGTCATTCGTGCCGCCGCCGGGCGTGCGCTGGCTCGCCGGGCAGACGTGGCGGCCGGGGCTGATCGTCGGGCACCATGACGCCGCCCCGTGGAACGCGGTGTGGCGCGATGGCGATCTGGTCGGCTTCTTCGACTGGGACACCGCTGGGCCTTCGTCGCGCGAGTTCGATCTGGCATTCATGGTGTTGACCTGGGTGCCGTTGCACGCACGTCAATTGGTCGAGCGGACTGGATTCACCGCGTTCGAGGACCGGTCCCGGCGTCTGCACCTGCTGCTTGACGCCTACGGCTACGACGGCGACCGGTCCGCATTCGCGGACGTGGTGCCCGCACGGGCCCGGACCAACGCCGACGTCATCGACCGCCTGGCCGGTGGCGGCGACCCGGTGTACGCCGCGCTGCTGCCGGTCGCCGCCGATCTACGCCAAGCCGCCCTTGAGGTCGAGGCATTGCCCGCCTCCTTTTGGACGCGAGGATCGCCATGA